From the genome of Methanobrevibacter thaueri:
CAGGGTAGTCATTGTAACCGAATATGTGCCATATGACATCATTTTCAAAGACCATCTCCAGGTACCAGTCATATCCCTCCAAGTCATCGGGATCACGAGTCCTGGACTTATTGTGGTATTCGTCAAAAATCCACGTGTAAACATGATACTTTTCAAGCAATTCCAAAATTAAGCTTTTATCATTAGCAGTCAAGTCCTTCTCGACATATCCGTCAATCTTATTTTTCTCAAAATTAATAATCAACCGTGGATTCGGAAGCTCATAGGGATATGTGCGGTAATGTCCGAATTCAATTGCCTTGATTGCTAACCTGTCAGGGCCATAAACGCCGTCACGCCTGATGTCATAGTACAGAGGAGTTGCCAATTGCCTTTGGTAATTCAGGTGAAGCACATCAAAACCGAAGAGATTGCTTAAAATCTCCCCAAATCGAATCCAGTTAAGCGGATAATTGTTTTTAAATGCATACTCCTCAAAATTATCTGTGGAATAGATTATGACCTGGCAGGAATAGACCAGCTCAAGCTTTTCAAAATAGGAGAACTCTTCTGATTGAAAACCCTCAAAAAGGTTCAATTCATTGAAATCATGGATAAAATCATCAATTTGCTCATCAGTCAGTCTATGGATTTTGCTTGTCATCCTGCGCCTTAAATCGACAAGTATGCCAACCCATGAATCATCACAAATCGGATTTTCCTTAACGAATTTGTCGCCACTGCCACGCTCTGAAATTTTATAATAGGCATTCCTGTTCACCAAATCAATTGTGAAACACTCATAATGGCGATTTAACCGCTTGAAATTAAACCTTTGTGTGATTTCAATTTTTTCAATCATGATATCCTCAATCTAATTATATCATCTAAGTTTAATATAACTATCCAAAACAATACATTTATTAATTATTATTGGTTAATTAATTAACTAAGTGATAGTATGATTAGAAGATGTCCTCAATGCGGAACAACAAGCGATGACATGTATGGATTTTGTATAAAGTGCGGACACGAATTTCCAAAAATCCCCACTGATTCAAGCATATGTCCACTATGCCAGTATCCAAACCCGGATGAAGCGGATTACTGCGTGAAATGTGGAACCCCCCTTGTCTTCAAAAAACAATTTGAAGGAGACCCAAACAGCTCCCTAAATCCGATTGTGATAAAAAAAGAAGTCATCAGGGATGCTCAGCAATACAAATCCAACAGAACCAGCAGACTGTTGATAGTCTTCGGATACATCTTCTCAATTCTTGGAGGAATCCTCGGATTGATCATTGCAATTTACCTATCCACCAGAAAGGATCCGGTTGCCCGAAAGCACGGACACATACAATTGGCAATATTCGGATTCTACATTGCGTTGATTGTGATTTTATTTGCAACAGGACACATGCCTGCAGATGCCATATCACAGTATCAGCAAATGCTAGGGGGAAACTTTACCTCCATTTAATGGAATGTACATTATTATAGCCCCATCACCGTTCTCGTAGTATCCCGGAACCACACGGTCTATCTTAAAATTAAATGTCTTGTAAAACTCAACTGCACCAGTGTTGTTTTCGTTCACTTCCAGATATATTGCACGGATATTCAAAAGGGACAGGATTGAAATCGCCTTTACCAACAATTGCGTTCCGGCGCCCAAACGGCGATAGTTCTTATCGACGGCTATCGATATGATGTGACCCTGATCCTCGTATTTAATCCAAAAAATGACATAACCGATGACATAGCCATCTTCTTCTGCCACCAGAAAACCCACACCCATCTCATATAGCTGTTGAACCATTTCTATCCCATAAGATTGGTTAAAGGACATGCTTTCTATTTCAAAAACTCTTTTTAAATCGTTTGGTGTGAATTTTCTAACAATCATGCTAAACTAAAATTTAAAAAACAATGTATTTAATATTTTGGATACTAATATTAATTAAGGGATTGAAAATGTGGAATGATTTTGCACAATACATAATGAATGAAGTCGGAGATGAACCCGTCACAATAGCCGAAATCGCCGTTGGAAAATTTGATAGGATAGCGGATGAATTGTCAAAAAAGGACAATATCACCCTTATCAAGACAGACATCTCCCCAAAGGATTCCACTGTAATCATGGACGACATAACAAATCCAAATTTAAAATTATATGAAAATGTGGACCTCATATATTCAATAAGACCGCCAAGTGAATTGCAACCCCATTTAGTCAATCTGGCTTGCGAAATCGACTCGCAACTCATCATCAAGCCCCTCACAAACGAGGACTTGAACACCGGCAAGGTCAAAATGAAGCTGAAAAATTTCAACAGGGCAAGTTTCTACATTCTAAAGTGATACGATGAAAGGCAACGATAACTCCATTCAAACGGGCCTGACCACAGAAGAGGTCATTGAAAGACAGAAGAAATACGGTTTGAACAAGCTTGACGAGAAAAAGGCAACCCCCCTGATAATACTCTTTTTAAGTCAGTTTGTCGACATTCTGCTTGGCCTGCTCATAGTGGCTGCCATTGCTGCATATGCTATTGGGGACATTATCGACGCTGGAGTCATTCTTCTTGCAGTCCTATTGAATGTCATAATGGGATTCATACAGGAATATCGCTCACAGAAGGCAATGGAAAGCCTCAAGGATTTGATTGTGAAAACTGCAGTCGTCAAGCGGAACAATGAAATCCACGAGATAAACTCAGAGGAGCTTACCGTTGGAGACATCGTCATTCTGGAAGAGGGAGGCAAGGTGCCTGCCGACTTGATACTGATTGAAGCCAATGATCTGAGCTTTGACGAATCATCAATGACAGGAGAATCAGAGGCAATCCACAAGAGCGTTGACGATGAGGTCTACATGGATTCAAACATCCTTTCCGGAAACGGAATGGGAATAGTCAAGAACATCGGGATGAAAACAAAAATCGGCGAAATCGCACAGATCGTTCAGGAGGATGATGAGGAAACCCCGCTCAAGACAAAGGTGGGAAATCTTGGAAAGACACTGTCAATCATTGCAATCATTGTCTGTATTGCAGTGTTCATTTTGGAGCTCTTTAAGGGCGTTCCGCTTGTAGAGACATTCATGACTGCCGTTTCACTTGCTGTTGCAGCCATTCCTGAAGGATTGCCTGCGGTCCTGACATTGACATTGGCGCTTGGAATGTCACAAATGGCCAAATCCGATGCGATTGTCAGAAAACTCCTGTCTGTTGAAACCTTGGGGTCCTGTACCATAATCTGCAGTGACAAGACAGGCACACTTACCGAAAACAGGATGACCGTTGTTGACTCATACTTCACAAATGAGGAGAAAACCCTAAAGATAGGAAAACTCTGTAACAATGCAATCATCGCCAACGAAGAGGTTATAGGAAACCAGACCGATGGAGCAATCTTAAAATACTGCAGGGACGTTGAAATCGAGCTTGAGAGGATTGATGAAATTCCTCTTGACAGTAATCGTAAAATGATGACCACTACACATATCCTAAACGATAAAGACAATATTGTTTTAACAAAAGGTGCTCCAGAAATAATTCTAGGCAAATGCAAATACATAGATAATAATGGAAATATCGAAATAATTAACGATGAATTCAAGGAAATCATAAGTAAAAAAATTGATGAAATGAGCGACAAGGCTCTGAGAGTAATCGGGTTTGCATACAAAATCGAAGATGACGCACCTCTTGAAGAGGGACTGGCATTTACAGGATTGCTCGGATTGATAGACCCTCCTAAAAAGGATGCCAAAAATGCCGTGGATGCATGTAAAAAAGCTGGAATACAGGTAAAAATGATTACCGGAGACTACAAGAAAACAGCATGCGCAATAGCTAAGGAATTGGGAATCCTGACAGACGGCATGGTCATAACCGGTGAAGAGCTTGAAAGCATGACCCTGGAGGAGTACCATAAGATTGCAAACGACATTCAAGTTTATGCCCGTGTGAAACCGGCACAGAAAATGATGATCGTTGAGGCCCTTAAGGATACAGGAAACATAGTTGCAATGACCGGAGACGGCGTCAATGATGCCCCTGCACTCAAAAAGGCATCAATCGGTGTTGCTATGGGTGACGGAACAGATGTTGCCAAGGAATCCGCAGACATGGTCGTGCAGAACAATGATTTTACAACAATCGTCAAGGCCATTAAAGAGGGACGTAAGATTTATGACAACATCAAGAGATTCGTCAAGTTCCAGGTATCCACCAATGTGGGTGCAATACTTACCATTGTTGGAAGCTCATTATTGTCCCTACCGTTACCGTTCAACCCGGTGCAGCTTCTATGGCTGAACATAGTGATGGATGGACCTCCTGCCCAGACATTGGGTGTTGAAGGCGCCGAAAGGGATTTGATGGAGCGTCCTCCAGAAACAGGAGACATCCTGACAAGAAAAACATTGGCTGAAATCCTGATTTCAGGAATTGTGATGGCAATAGGAACAATAGCCGTGTTCGCCTATGAGTTCAGCATCAATGCCACAGAGCAAAAGGCCATGACAGTCGCATTTACCCTGTTCGTAATGTATCAGCTCTTCAACGCATACAACAGAAAGGCCGATTCTGACGCATCAAGCAAATACCTATACCTGGCAATTGTCCTTTCATTCGTGCTTCAGGTGCTGATCATATACATTCCGCAACTGCAACTCATATTCAGAACAACCTCACTTAATCTGATGGAATGGGTGATGATTATAATCGTTGCTTTAACAATAGTTGTTGCAGATAAACTGATGACCAGAGTGATAAAATGAAAGTATTCCTGCTCGGCGGAACCAAAGATTCCATAAACATAATACAGCACATCAAGGAAAATTATGATTATTACATTTTAACAACCACCACCACAGAATATGGTGGAAAACTGGCCAAGGAAGGGGGAAGTGACGATACAATAACCAGACCATTGCTGAAGGACGAAATAAGGGAAATCCTCATCAATGAAGACTTCGACCTATTGATTGACGCCACACATCCATTCGCAGAACACATCACCCAGACAAGCGCAAGCCTTGCCAGGGAACTGGGCATGCCATATATCCGCTTTGAAAGGCCAACAACAAACCTTGAAGGCATAGACACCTCAAACATACATTACGTGAAATCATTTGATAATGCGGGAAAGCTGATAGCCGATGAGTTCAACGAGGGAAACATCCTTCACTTTGCAGGCGCAAACACCATGGCAGACATCCTGAATCACGTTTCAGTGGACAGGTTCTACCCAAGGATCCTGAAGGTTGAAAGCTCCATCAGGAAATGTGAATCACTGAACGTCGACCCAGACCACATCATACCAATGACTGGCGCCGCAACGGTTGAGGAGAACCTTGAGCTGATTGAAAAATACGATGCGAGCGTGATGATTACCAAGGAAAGCGGCGAAGTCGGCGGAGTCATAGAAAAGATCCATGCGGCAAACGAAAGGAATGTCGCAATCGTGATGATTCAAAGACCAAAAATAGATGAATTAAATAAAAATGATATAGTATCTAATCTCGATGAATTAGATATCAAATTAAAAAACTTTTTTTAAAAAATAGATAGTATAAAAACGCCGAGACTGGGATTTGAACCCAGGCGAGGATGACCTCACAGGATTTCAAGTCCTGCGCCTTACCAGACTAGACTATCTCGGCATATGAAAAGGAATATTTAGAAAGGAATCTAAATATTTATCCTTTAAGTTCAATTTCAATACTTACATTATCAGGAACATTGACTTTCATGACTTGTCTCATTGCACGTTCATCAGCTCCAATACCGATTAAACGTTTGTGAATCCTGAGTTCCCATTTTTCCCAAGAAGCTTTACCTTCTCCATCTGGAGATTTTCTTGTTGGTACAACTAATTTTTTAGTTGGTAATGGAATAGGACCAGATAAGTCAACACCAGTTCTTTCAGCAATTTTTTTAAGTTGATCACATACGTATGCTAATTTTTCTGGGTCAGTTCCAGTAAGTTTAATTCTTGCTTGATTCATGTATTATCCTCCAAAAAAAACAAAATAAAAGAAAGTAATAAATTACTTTCCCATTAATTGTTTAGAAACTTATTCTGCTGAGGTAACTTTAAGACATAAACCTGCAGCAACAGTTTGACCCATATCTCTGATAGCGAATCTTCCCATAGGAGGTATTTTTTGAGCTTCTTCCATAACCATTGGTTTAGTAGGTTTGATTTGGACGATAGCTGCATCACCAGTTTTGAGGAAGTCAGGGGTTCCTTCTTGAGGTTGACCGGTAGCAGGGTCAAGTTTGGAAGTTAATTCTAAGAAAGTACATGCAGTTTGTGAAGTGTGACAGTGGAATACAGGAGTGTATCCAATGGTGATTACACCAGGGTGTTGTAATACAACAACTTGTGCAGTAAATTCTTTAGCTACAGTAGGAGCGTCATTAGTGTGTCCAGCTACGTCTCCTCTTCTGATATCGTTTTTACCTACACCTCTTACGTTGAATCCGATGTTGTCACCAGGTTCAGCAACTTCAAATTGTTCGTGGTGCATTTCAATAGATTTTACTTCACCAGTAGCTCCGTTAACATTTGAGGATGGTAAGAAGATAACGTTGTCACCTTTTTTCATGATACCGGTTTCAACTCTTCCTACAGGTACGGTTCCTACACCAGTAATGGAGTAAACGTCTTGAATAGGAATTCTTAATGGTAAGTCTACAGGTTTTTCAGGTGGAGTTAATTTGTCTAACTCTTCCATGAGTGTTCCGCCTTTGTACCAGGTCATGTTGTCACTTTTTTCTTTGATGTTGTCCCCTTCAAATGCAGAGAGAGGGATGAAAGGTACGTCAGCAGGGTTTCTACCAATAGATTTGAGTAAAACGCCAACTTCTTCTTTAACTTCGTTGAATCTGTCTTCAGCGTAATCAACCATATCCATTTTGTTGATAGCAATGATGATTTGTTTGATACCTAAAGTCATGGATAAGAACATGTGTTCTTTGGTTTGAGGCATTACACCATCTTTTGCATCTACTACTAATACAGCTGCGTCAGCTTGGGATGCACCAGTGATCATGTTTTTAACGAAGTCTCTGTGTCCTGGGCAGTCTACAACAGTGTAGTCGTATTTGTTGGTGGAGAATTTTTGGTGAGCTAAGTCGATAGTTACTCCTCTTTCCCTTTCTTCTCCTAATTTGTCCATAACAAATCTGAATTTGTTTTCACCGTCATCTAATTGTTGTTCAGCGATTGCACCAGCTTTTAATAATAAGTGTCCAACTAAAGTGGATTTTCCGTGGTCAACGTGTCCAATAAATGCTAAGTTAATATGTTCTTTTTCTTTTGCCATTATATAACCTCTTTGTAATATTAAAATACAATATCTATAAGCTTAAATGATAGCTTAAATTTATTATATATTTTTCAACATATAAATAGATAATGTTTTTTTCATGAATTTTTATAAAAATATAAAAAATTAAAAATTTAAATTTTAATTTTATAAATCTCCTAAGTAGTGGCTTGCAGGGAATGGTTCTGCGGATAAGCCTTTTCTTTGTCTGATTTCTCTTACGATTTGATTTTGCATCTCACGTGGGAGTGGTTCAAATCCTGCAATTTCAGTAGACCATAAACATCTACCTTCAGCAGCGGATCTGATGTCTCCAGCGAAACCGAACATTTCAGCTACAGGAACTTTGGATTCGATTCTTGCCATGTCTCCTTCTTGACCCATGTTTACGATTTGACCTCTTCTGTTTTGGATTTCACGAGTACATGCACCCATGTAATCATTTGGAGTGTCAATAACTACTTTTTGCATTGGTTCAAGTAATGCAGGTTCAGCAAGCATCATGGAACCTAAGATAGCGTTTCTGATAGCAGGCAATACTTGTGCAGGTCCTCTGTGAACTGCGTCTTCGTGAAGTTTTGCATCATGGAGTTTGAATTTTAATCCCATGGAGATTTCTTCACCTAAAGGACCGCTTTCTAAGGTAGCTTCAAATCCTTCAAGTAATAACTCTTTAACTTCATCCAAGTATTGAATACCACGAGTCATGTTAAGGAAAATGCTTCTGTTGTGAACAGCCCAAACTCTTCTAGCTTCTTCTTTATCTAAACCATGTTCCATAAAGTCAGCAGCTGCTTCTTTACCTTTTACTCTACCTTCTTTAATGTCTCCTTCTTGGATTGCATTGTAGAGTTCAGGTTCGATAGGTTCAACAGTGATATAGAATCTGTTGTGTTTGTTTGGAGATTTACCTTCAACTTGTGGAGATAATTGTCTTACGGTTTCCCTGTATACAACAATAGGTTCGGAAGTTGTGATGTCCACACCTTTCTCGTTGATTCTGTAACCGATAACTTCTAAGTGAAGTTCTCCCATACCGGAAACTAAGTGTTCACCGGTTTCTTCGTTAATATCGATTTTAACGGTAGGGTCTTCTTTACCGGTTTGTCTTAATACTTCAATCAATTTTGGTAAGTCTTTGGTGTTTTTAGCTTCTACAGCTACTGTAACTACAGGTTCTGAAATGTGTTCTAAACCTTCGAACTCTTTGATTTTGTGGTCAGGAGAACATAAGGTTTCACCAGCGATAGCTCCTTTTGCACCAGCAACATATACGATGTTACCTGCAGGAACTTTGTCAGTGTTAACTCTTTCAGGACCGAAGTACACACCTACTTGTTGTACTCTGGATTTTCCGTGAGAACCGACCATATAAACTTCTGTACCTTTTTCGATTGCTCCACCGTATACCCTACCGGTAGCGATTTCACCAGCGTGTTTGTCTACAGATACGTTGGTAACCATTACAGCTAAAGGTCCGTCAGGGGAGGTGTTGATCATACATTCACCAGCAGGAGAGTCGATGTCTCCATCCCAGATGTTAGGTACTCTGTATTCTTGAGCAACTTTAGGTGAAGGTAAGTGTTCTACTACCATACCTAATAATACATCGGATAAAGGTACTTTTTTAGCTAATTCTTTTTCATTTTCAGCATTACAGTAATCAATAATATCTTTAAAGTTGATTCCAGTTTCTTGCATGGTTGGAACGTTGATAGCCCAGTTGTGGTATGCTGAACCGAATGCTACACTACCGTCAGTGAAGTCTAATTTCCATTCTTCTTTTTTGTCTTCAGGAGCCATGTTTCTGATTAACTTGTTAGCTTCCATGAAGATTTTCAAGAATCTGTTTTGTAACTCTTCAGGTTCTAATTTTAACTCGTTGATTAATCTGTCAACTTTGTTAATGAATAAAACTGGTTTTACGTTTTCTTTTAATGCTTGTCTGAATACAGTTTCAGTTTGAGGCATAATACCTTCTACAGCACATACTACAACTACTGCACCGTCTACAGCTCTCATAGCACGAGTTACGTCCCCACCGAAGTCAACGTGACCTGGAGTATCGATTAAGTTAATTAAGTATTCTTTCTCTTTGTAATCGTGAACCATAGATACGTTAGCTGCGTCAATAGTAATACCACGAGCTTGTTCTTGTTCGTCAAAATCCAAGAATCTTTGGTCTCCAGCAAGTTCTTCGGAAATCATTCCAGCACCTGCTAAGAGATTATCAGATAAAGTGGTTTTACCGTGATCGATGTGAGCACAGATACCAATATTTCTGATTTGTTCAGGTTCGTACATCAATTCTTTGATTTTTGCAATCATTTTGTCTCTTCTACTCAAAGTAACCACCTAAATAAATATTATATGATTAGTGTGCTGCTTTAGCAACTCTTTCTTTCTCTTCAGCTTTTTGTAAAGCAAAACTTCTTGAATCTTCTTCAGATGCAAGAATCAATTCATCAGCTAAACATTCAGCAACAGATTTTCTGTTTTTGAATGAAGATTGTAAAGTACCTCTGGTTAAGAAACCTAATGAAAGGTCAACCCTTCTTTGTGGAGAAATGTCCACAGCAACTTGGTAACCGATACCACCGTATTTGATACGGGTGGTTTCTTCACGAGGTGCAGTGTTTTCAACTGCAGTAACTAAAACTTGAACTGGATTCTTTTTAGTCCTTTTGTTAATAATTTCTAAAGCATCTTTAACAATGTTGTAAGCTTTGTTTTTCTTACCTGAGTTGAGATGGGTTCTCATGATTTTGTTCATTAATCTTTCAACAATTGATACTTTAGATTTTGCGAATTGTCTTTTTACATGTCTACCAGAAGTATGTGGAACTAAAGTTTCGTCTAAGCAGATATATTTGACTAAACCTAAGTCCTCAACTTTTACTTCATCGAGATCCCATTTATCGAATAATTTACTCATAAATATAACTCCTTATCTTACAGGTTTTTCAATTTTTCCACTTACCATTTCTGATAAAGCTACGTTATTCACTTTGGAAACTTTCCAACGAACCCCTGGAATATCTCCCATGGATCTTCCGGATGGTCCACCGATTCCTTCAATCATTACTTCATCGTGCTCATCGATAAAACCAATAGCTCCGTCACCTGGTGCGAAAGCAGTTAATTGTTTACCGTTTTTAATCAATTGAACACGTACACATTTACGAATAGCAGAGTTAGGTTGCTTTGCTTCTATCCCTACTTTTTCGATTACAATTCCTCTTGCTTGAGGAGCTCCTTCTAAAGGATCAGCTTTAACATCTAATCTTAAAGCTCTTCTTTTGTAATCTACATCTTTCCACTTAAAATTTTGTCTATTCTTTTTAAGTTTTTTTGCAGCAAAAAGTCCTGGCATATTTTCTTCCTCGAATTTTTTGTTAAAACGCATATCTTAAAATCCACCGCTGCGATTTATACCATTTGCATAGTACAATCTAAATTTTAAGATATAAATCAGTATAAATAATATAATCAGATAACTGAGTTATCTAAGAGAAGATATCTTGAAATAAGATTAAACAATGACAAAAAGCACACATAGTCATGTTGTAAAAAAGTACAGATATCTTATGTTAAATATATATACATACCCCTTTATAAAGGTATTTATTTTTACTAGTAAAATTAAAATAAAAAAAGTTTTTTAAAAAAAACAAATGAAAAAATTAAAATAGCCCGAAAGCTATTTTAAAATAATATTATCAATATTATGCTGTCTATCGACTAATAGTTTAGCTCTTTCAATATTGATTCCACTTTTACCGATAGCGATACGTTTATTGGTATTATCTGCTGTAACAATAGCTATTTTCTCGCCTGATTGCTTTTGAGAAATTTTAACAGATTGTAACGTTGCGGGAGATAGGCAATTCTTAATGAATTGAATCGGATCTTCATCTAATTCAATGATTTCAACGCCCTTATCCACTGCCCTTTGAACTTTAGATACAGAACTTCCACCTTTACCGATAGCGAGTCCCATATCCCCATTCTTAACAACGAATGTTACTTTACCATGTTCATCATCGATAATGCAATCCTTAACCATTGCTCCAGTCATATTTTCGAAAAGAGCTATGTATCTAATTTCATTTGCACTAAATTTAATAGACACTTAAATCTACCTCAAATCGTCTAATATTGTAGAATCTCCTGGATCGTTTACGATTAATGTAGCAACAGTGAAAGGTTTACCACAAACAGAACCCAAATCTACACTAGTTCCATCATATACAACGTATGGAATTTCGGAAAGATTTGCATAATATTCAACATCTTCAAGAATTTCTTTAGGAGCGTTAGCAGCAACAACTGCAAGTTGTCCTTTTCCTAATTTTAAAGATTGAATTGATTTTTCAGAGCCTAATGTCACATCACCAGTGTCAACAGCAACCCTGATTCCTCTATCTACGTCCATCATCTAGCCTCCTATTCATTTTTATAATCCATTTTGACACCGACTGAACCGGTACCAAGAGGTATTGGTTGTCCAATAATAATATTTTCGATGATACCTGTTAAATCATCCACTTCACCGCGAATACTTGCGTTAAGTAAATGTTTACCGGTTTCTTCAAAAGCTGCACGAGCTAATACACTTGATTTTTCACCACTGATACCGTGTCTTCCAATGGACTTGACATGTCCTTCGGAGGTCATAATATCAGCAACTAACATGATATGTCTTACATCAACACTAAGACCTTGTTCAGAAAGGGTTTTTTGAGCCTCATCAATAATAGCCTGACGAGCCGCTTCAATACCTAAAACCTCACCGATTTCATGAATGTTGTTAGTGGTGGTTCTCACATGGTCGATACCGTCCATATCGAGGATTTCCTTGAGGTTTGAACCTTCAGTGTGGATAATCCATTCCCTATCATCCTTACGGATA
Proteins encoded in this window:
- a CDS encoding zinc ribbon domain-containing protein; translated protein: MIRRCPQCGTTSDDMYGFCIKCGHEFPKIPTDSSICPLCQYPNPDEADYCVKCGTPLVFKKQFEGDPNSSLNPIVIKKEVIRDAQQYKSNRTSRLLIVFGYIFSILGGILGLIIAIYLSTRKDPVARKHGHIQLAIFGFYIALIVILFATGHMPADAISQYQQMLGGNFTSI
- the rimI gene encoding ribosomal protein S18-alanine N-acetyltransferase — its product is MIVRKFTPNDLKRVFEIESMSFNQSYGIEMVQQLYEMGVGFLVAEEDGYVIGYVIFWIKYEDQGHIISIAVDKNYRRLGAGTQLLVKAISILSLLNIRAIYLEVNENNTGAVEFYKTFNFKIDRVVPGYYENGDGAIIMYIPLNGGKVSP
- a CDS encoding UPF0146 family protein; the protein is MWNDFAQYIMNEVGDEPVTIAEIAVGKFDRIADELSKKDNITLIKTDISPKDSTVIMDDITNPNLKLYENVDLIYSIRPPSELQPHLVNLACEIDSQLIIKPLTNEDLNTGKVKMKLKNFNRASFYILK
- a CDS encoding calcium-translocating P-type ATPase, PMCA-type, with protein sequence MKGNDNSIQTGLTTEEVIERQKKYGLNKLDEKKATPLIILFLSQFVDILLGLLIVAAIAAYAIGDIIDAGVILLAVLLNVIMGFIQEYRSQKAMESLKDLIVKTAVVKRNNEIHEINSEELTVGDIVILEEGGKVPADLILIEANDLSFDESSMTGESEAIHKSVDDEVYMDSNILSGNGMGIVKNIGMKTKIGEIAQIVQEDDEETPLKTKVGNLGKTLSIIAIIVCIAVFILELFKGVPLVETFMTAVSLAVAAIPEGLPAVLTLTLALGMSQMAKSDAIVRKLLSVETLGSCTIICSDKTGTLTENRMTVVDSYFTNEEKTLKIGKLCNNAIIANEEVIGNQTDGAILKYCRDVEIELERIDEIPLDSNRKMMTTTHILNDKDNIVLTKGAPEIILGKCKYIDNNGNIEIINDEFKEIISKKIDEMSDKALRVIGFAYKIEDDAPLEEGLAFTGLLGLIDPPKKDAKNAVDACKKAGIQVKMITGDYKKTACAIAKELGILTDGMVITGEELESMTLEEYHKIANDIQVYARVKPAQKMMIVEALKDTGNIVAMTGDGVNDAPALKKASIGVAMGDGTDVAKESADMVVQNNDFTTIVKAIKEGRKIYDNIKRFVKFQVSTNVGAILTIVGSSLLSLPLPFNPVQLLWLNIVMDGPPAQTLGVEGAERDLMERPPETGDILTRKTLAEILISGIVMAIGTIAVFAYEFSINATEQKAMTVAFTLFVMYQLFNAYNRKADSDASSKYLYLAIVLSFVLQVLIIYIPQLQLIFRTTSLNLMEWVMIIIVALTIVVADKLMTRVIK
- the cobK gene encoding precorrin-6A reductase; amino-acid sequence: MKVFLLGGTKDSINIIQHIKENYDYYILTTTTTEYGGKLAKEGGSDDTITRPLLKDEIREILINEDFDLLIDATHPFAEHITQTSASLARELGMPYIRFERPTTNLEGIDTSNIHYVKSFDNAGKLIADEFNEGNILHFAGANTMADILNHVSVDRFYPRILKVESSIRKCESLNVDPDHIIPMTGAATVEENLELIEKYDASVMITKESGEVGGVIEKIHAANERNVAIVMIQRPKIDELNKNDIVSNLDELDIKLKNFF
- the rpsJ gene encoding 30S ribosomal protein S10, producing MNQARIKLTGTDPEKLAYVCDQLKKIAERTGVDLSGPIPLPTKKLVVPTRKSPDGEGKASWEKWELRIHKRLIGIGADERAMRQVMKVNVPDNVSIEIELKG
- the tuf gene encoding translation elongation factor EF-1 subunit alpha, giving the protein MAKEKEHINLAFIGHVDHGKSTLVGHLLLKAGAIAEQQLDDGENKFRFVMDKLGEERERGVTIDLAHQKFSTNKYDYTVVDCPGHRDFVKNMITGASQADAAVLVVDAKDGVMPQTKEHMFLSMTLGIKQIIIAINKMDMVDYAEDRFNEVKEEVGVLLKSIGRNPADVPFIPLSAFEGDNIKEKSDNMTWYKGGTLMEELDKLTPPEKPVDLPLRIPIQDVYSITGVGTVPVGRVETGIMKKGDNVIFLPSSNVNGATGEVKSIEMHHEQFEVAEPGDNIGFNVRGVGKNDIRRGDVAGHTNDAPTVAKEFTAQVVVLQHPGVITIGYTPVFHCHTSQTACTFLELTSKLDPATGQPQEGTPDFLKTGDAAIVQIKPTKPMVMEEAQKIPPMGRFAIRDMGQTVAAGLCLKVTSAE
- a CDS encoding elongation factor EF-2 translates to MSRRDKMIAKIKELMYEPEQIRNIGICAHIDHGKTTLSDNLLAGAGMISEELAGDQRFLDFDEQEQARGITIDAANVSMVHDYKEKEYLINLIDTPGHVDFGGDVTRAMRAVDGAVVVVCAVEGIMPQTETVFRQALKENVKPVLFINKVDRLINELKLEPEELQNRFLKIFMEANKLIRNMAPEDKKEEWKLDFTDGSVAFGSAYHNWAINVPTMQETGINFKDIIDYCNAENEKELAKKVPLSDVLLGMVVEHLPSPKVAQEYRVPNIWDGDIDSPAGECMINTSPDGPLAVMVTNVSVDKHAGEIATGRVYGGAIEKGTEVYMVGSHGKSRVQQVGVYFGPERVNTDKVPAGNIVYVAGAKGAIAGETLCSPDHKIKEFEGLEHISEPVVTVAVEAKNTKDLPKLIEVLRQTGKEDPTVKIDINEETGEHLVSGMGELHLEVIGYRINEKGVDITTSEPIVVYRETVRQLSPQVEGKSPNKHNRFYITVEPIEPELYNAIQEGDIKEGRVKGKEAAADFMEHGLDKEEARRVWAVHNRSIFLNMTRGIQYLDEVKELLLEGFEATLESGPLGEEISMGLKFKLHDAKLHEDAVHRGPAQVLPAIRNAILGSMMLAEPALLEPMQKVVIDTPNDYMGACTREIQNRRGQIVNMGQEGDMARIESKVPVAEMFGFAGDIRSAAEGRCLWSTEIAGFEPLPREMQNQIVREIRQRKGLSAEPFPASHYLGDL
- a CDS encoding 30S ribosomal protein S7, with product MSKLFDKWDLDEVKVEDLGLVKYICLDETLVPHTSGRHVKRQFAKSKVSIVERLMNKIMRTHLNSGKKNKAYNIVKDALEIINKRTKKNPVQVLVTAVENTAPREETTRIKYGGIGYQVAVDISPQRRVDLSLGFLTRGTLQSSFKNRKSVAECLADELILASEEDSRSFALQKAEEKERVAKAAH
- a CDS encoding 30S ribosomal protein S12, with the protein product MPGLFAAKKLKKNRQNFKWKDVDYKRRALRLDVKADPLEGAPQARGIVIEKVGIEAKQPNSAIRKCVRVQLIKNGKQLTAFAPGDGAIGFIDEHDEVMIEGIGGPSGRSMGDIPGVRWKVSKVNNVALSEMVSGKIEKPVR